A single region of the Geobacillus subterraneus genome encodes:
- a CDS encoding RNA-guided endonuclease InsQ/TnpB family protein, which yields MYRTLKTRFRAKKEVIQKLFECNRISAEVWNECLRLAKEHHLETGKWITKTELQKATKGRFSIHSQSIQAVVHKYIFARDGAKEARKKGEKIKYPYKKKKHFNTKWAKDGFVLHEDGTLELSLGIWNRKRQSPLVVKIDKEKLPNGKVKEIELVYDRGLWLCLSYEDGKKPKENPCKNRVAIDPGEIHTIAAICENGESLIITGRKIRSIHRLRNKKLKELQKLMSRCKKGSKQWKKYNRAKQYVLSKSEAQLKDALHKTTRQFVRWCLENQVKEVVIGDIEGIQRNTKKKRNKKTNQKLSNWSFGKLFDYLKYKLNAEGIQIEKKDESYTSQTCPVCGKKNKSSSRNYTCQCGYKRHRDIHGAMNLFAKVYYGEIRPLEFTVKPFTYRRIA from the coding sequence ATGTATCGAACGCTGAAAACCCGTTTTCGGGCAAAGAAAGAAGTTATCCAAAAACTATTTGAATGCAATCGTATCTCCGCAGAAGTTTGGAACGAATGCCTTCGTTTGGCAAAAGAACATCATTTGGAAACAGGAAAATGGATAACCAAAACGGAACTGCAAAAAGCAACAAAAGGTCGTTTTTCTATCCACAGCCAAAGCATCCAGGCGGTTGTGCATAAATATATCTTTGCCCGTGATGGGGCAAAAGAAGCACGGAAAAAAGGAGAAAAAATCAAATATCCATACAAAAAGAAAAAACATTTCAACACGAAATGGGCAAAAGATGGGTTTGTTTTGCATGAAGACGGAACGTTGGAACTGTCGCTAGGAATTTGGAATCGAAAACGACAATCTCCTTTGGTGGTGAAAATCGACAAAGAGAAACTTCCAAACGGAAAAGTCAAAGAAATCGAGTTGGTCTATGACCGTGGTTTGTGGCTTTGTTTATCGTATGAAGATGGGAAAAAACCAAAAGAAAATCCATGTAAAAACCGTGTTGCTATTGACCCAGGGGAAATTCACACCATCGCAGCCATTTGTGAAAATGGGGAAAGCCTCATTATCACGGGAAGAAAAATAAGAAGCATTCATCGGTTGAGAAACAAGAAATTAAAAGAACTGCAAAAACTCATGAGCAGATGCAAAAAAGGCTCCAAACAATGGAAAAAGTACAATCGGGCGAAACAATATGTACTTTCGAAATCAGAGGCACAACTAAAGGATGCACTGCACAAAACCACGAGACAATTTGTTCGTTGGTGTTTGGAAAACCAAGTGAAAGAAGTCGTCATTGGAGATATCGAAGGAATCCAACGGAATACGAAAAAGAAACGAAACAAAAAGACCAATCAGAAATTATCCAATTGGTCGTTTGGAAAATTATTTGATTATCTCAAATACAAATTGAATGCCGAAGGAATTCAAATCGAGAAAAAAGATGAAAGTTATACCTCGCAAACATGCCCTGTTTGCGGGAAGAAAAATAAATCTTCTTCTAGAAATTATACATGTCAATGCGGGTACAAACGACACCGTGATATCCATGGGGCAATGAATTTATTTGCCAAAGTATATTATGGTGAAATCCGCCCATTGGAATTTACGGTCAAACCGTTTACGTATCGACGGATTGCTTAG
- a CDS encoding MTP-1 family protein, with translation MLFSLPTLKTCQVLVDEFRSAPQPFEPEKLRFAGVGDRDVYNISAPFVDEGEWVIAGRVEARDSEQSEVYFFVERDGVWVPRDGAPVFALQDPFVARIHGQLVFGGVETFPHPVFDGELSWRTVFYRGPNIRRLEKFAEGPDGMKDIRLVELKDGSIGVFTRPQGEKGGRGKIGFTRIFSLDELTPDVIEAAPILDAQFTDEEWGGVNEAHLLANGLVGALGHIACFDEHGNRHYYPMVFVLNPETMERSELELLALRSHFLDGPAKRPDLANVVFSGGLIRKGDGTAELYAGVSDAEAQKISLIDPFAKYEAQELDRMYASV, from the coding sequence ATGTTATTCTCATTGCCAACATTAAAGACATGTCAAGTGTTAGTAGACGAATTTCGTTCGGCCCCACAGCCGTTTGAGCCGGAAAAGCTTCGCTTTGCGGGTGTCGGGGACCGAGACGTTTATAATATTTCCGCACCGTTTGTGGATGAAGGAGAATGGGTGATCGCTGGGCGCGTCGAGGCGCGCGACAGCGAGCAATCGGAAGTGTACTTTTTCGTCGAGCGCGACGGCGTCTGGGTTCCTCGTGACGGGGCGCCGGTGTTCGCCTTGCAGGATCCGTTTGTGGCGCGCATTCACGGCCAGTTGGTGTTCGGCGGCGTGGAGACGTTTCCGCATCCGGTGTTTGACGGCGAGCTGAGCTGGCGGACGGTCTTTTACCGCGGACCGAACATTCGCCGCTTAGAAAAGTTTGCCGAAGGGCCGGATGGGATGAAAGACATTCGCCTTGTCGAGCTGAAAGATGGCTCGATCGGCGTGTTCACCCGGCCGCAAGGGGAAAAAGGCGGACGCGGGAAAATCGGGTTCACCCGCATTTTCTCGCTCGATGAGTTGACGCCGGACGTGATTGAGGCCGCGCCGATTTTGGACGCCCAATTTACGGATGAAGAATGGGGCGGCGTGAATGAGGCGCATTTGCTGGCGAACGGGCTTGTGGGGGCGCTTGGCCATATCGCTTGCTTTGACGAGCACGGCAACCGCCATTACTACCCGATGGTGTTCGTGTTGAACCCGGAGACGATGGAGCGTTCAGAGCTGGAATTGCTTGCGCTTCGCTCCCACTTTTTGGATGGTCCGGCGAAACGGCCGGATTTGGCGAACGTTGTCTTTAGCGGCGGACTCATCCGCAAAGGCGACGGCACGGCTGAGCTGTACGCCGGCGTGAGCGACGCCGAGGCGCAAAAAATTTCGCTCATCGACCCGTTTGCGAAATACGAGGCGCAAGAGCTCGATCGGATGTATGCTTCCGTTTAG
- a CDS encoding SEC-C domain-containing protein, with the protein MEKKAGASNMAETPRNALCPCGSGKKYKHCCGKKEAVSISSLIDRELIECMNDMRQFVLQRYEREAEELLDQFPLDEMPEELELGVQIMAVNWMLFCWPLDETGQTIFSAYRKSRHWERWRPSVQAHIERWEGAVPSLGEFIGYEDDNRPVVRDLLTGGEKIVHLLASHQWPSVIETGDVVFGFLVPYQDVFTCFTAVFPLPASGKDRLLRAIQQEGEWSGQPSALWMRDRFVAVLSDVLLEWLWQFAKQFKWDDPKQAAVIRELDENEPEAPAALLNQAFAIWAIYCGKTSRLPYSVPVYAAALRYVAGHLMKAEGSEVEDIADRYDVMPEDVRSAALDFFLMAVDDEDDEEWLDDWEEDWFEEEGDELDARINEWIDDIDLMLMREGWDEKRVNRHIDRAIRSWRNEGLLEEVNEKELRKELRDVAWEIFTDRGFI; encoded by the coding sequence ATGGAAAAGAAAGCAGGTGCATCGAATATGGCGGAAACGCCGCGGAACGCGTTATGCCCGTGCGGAAGCGGGAAAAAGTACAAGCATTGTTGCGGAAAAAAAGAGGCGGTTTCGATTTCGTCATTGATTGACCGCGAGTTGATCGAATGCATGAATGATATGCGTCAGTTTGTTTTACAGCGGTATGAGAGGGAGGCGGAAGAGCTTTTAGACCAGTTCCCGCTTGATGAGATGCCGGAGGAACTCGAGCTTGGCGTGCAGATCATGGCGGTGAACTGGATGTTGTTTTGTTGGCCGCTTGATGAAACAGGACAAACGATCTTTTCTGCTTACCGGAAAAGCCGTCATTGGGAGCGGTGGCGCCCGTCCGTTCAGGCTCACATCGAGAGGTGGGAAGGAGCCGTTCCGTCGCTTGGCGAGTTCATCGGCTATGAGGACGACAATCGCCCCGTTGTCCGGGATTTGTTGACGGGAGGGGAAAAGATCGTTCATTTATTGGCTTCCCATCAATGGCCGAGCGTGATCGAAACAGGAGATGTGGTGTTCGGCTTCCTTGTGCCGTACCAAGACGTGTTCACGTGTTTCACAGCGGTGTTTCCGCTCCCGGCGTCAGGGAAAGATCGATTGCTTCGGGCGATTCAACAAGAAGGGGAGTGGAGCGGTCAGCCATCGGCTTTATGGATGCGCGATCGGTTCGTCGCTGTGCTTTCCGATGTGCTCTTGGAGTGGCTTTGGCAGTTCGCCAAACAGTTCAAATGGGATGATCCGAAACAAGCGGCCGTCATTCGCGAGCTCGATGAAAACGAGCCGGAGGCGCCAGCGGCGCTGCTCAATCAAGCGTTCGCCATATGGGCGATCTATTGCGGAAAAACATCCCGCCTCCCTTATTCGGTCCCCGTCTACGCGGCGGCGCTCCGCTATGTGGCTGGGCATTTGATGAAGGCGGAAGGATCGGAGGTGGAAGACATCGCCGATCGGTATGACGTGATGCCAGAAGATGTGCGATCGGCGGCGTTGGATTTTTTCCTGATGGCTGTTGATGATGAAGACGACGAGGAATGGCTCGATGACTGGGAGGAAGACTGGTTCGAAGAGGAAGGGGATGAGCTTGATGCGCGCATCAATGAATGGATCGATGACATCGATCTGATGTTGATGCGTGAAGGATGGGACGAGAAGCGAGTCAACCGTCATATTGACCGCGCCATCCGTTCGTGGCGGAATGAAGGCCTGCTTGAGGAAGTGAATGAAAAAGAATTGCGTAAAGAACTCCGCGATGTAGCGTGGGAGATCTTCACCGATCGGGGATTCATCTAG
- a CDS encoding DEAD/DEAH box helicase, which produces MNVLQTIRLSCKWDEEDQCFELSSSTPVSSWASTLFAWHEETFYGTLLDIDHDGENGIVRLSPWQALTLFALRPHSRFSAIEWADEFTARLEEWAKHIWNGLRERRFLPDASLWKSTGGAWSEAGRTRWRGADDDPDPFVATWRSLAVADWLSRDPELRGIWGEIVRTYPLIASPSGQWTGTEDDWLEQIGWLGDRPPFVVGLRLVEPSEEGDVWTLEAVLIAVDDSVIAPASDIPRAWRPYESSIQRAIRRICAIVPWLDAGEGLRTELSNEEAWRFLSEDSLKLTEAGVRLLLPDWWHDIRQAQLSIKAKLSPSVNAESLFGLERLADFDWRVATNGIELTEEEFAALAEQKRRLIRLRGQWLILDPALVRRAQALMEKAKKEGVPIHDIVAQTLLSEAEEREEAADESIPIHIDVHDQFRAFIRQLQQLDGLPKANVPPSFHGTLRPYQQRGVDWLVFLRRFGFGACLADDMGLGKTVQLLAYLAHVKEIERPDTPALLICPTSVIGNWQKECARFTPDLRVYVHHGPNRAKHDAFVQTAGEADLVITSYNLAHLDQDDLKQIHWHAICLDEAQNIKNAQTKQARAIRRLSGKHKIALSGTPVENRLGELWSIFHFLNPGYLGSRAEFERRFAGPIEKEGDAHKKAALQTLIRPFLLRRTKTDEAVALNLPDKLEQKEYCPLTAEQAALYEQLVNDTLERAKEASPFARRGLILQMLNGVKQICDHPALYLKERRPRQLVERSHKLEKLIELIEQIRANDESCLIFTQYVRMGEMIQELLSDLFDERVLFLHGGVPKQTRDRMVDEFQAKKAPIFLLSLKAGGTGLNLTAANHVIHFDRWWNPAVENQATDRAYRIGQTKFVHVHKLITVGTIEEKIDEMLEQKQALADIITEGEAWITELSDDELRDLLALSAAAKGGA; this is translated from the coding sequence ATGAACGTGTTGCAGACGATTCGGCTTTCGTGCAAGTGGGACGAAGAAGATCAATGCTTCGAACTCTCAAGCTCCACGCCTGTCTCGTCATGGGCGTCGACTTTGTTCGCTTGGCACGAAGAGACGTTTTACGGCACCTTGCTCGATATCGACCATGACGGTGAAAACGGGATCGTGCGGCTGTCGCCGTGGCAGGCGCTCACCCTGTTCGCTTTGCGTCCGCACTCACGCTTTTCCGCCATTGAATGGGCAGACGAGTTCACCGCCCGATTGGAAGAGTGGGCGAAGCATATTTGGAACGGTTTGCGCGAACGCCGCTTCCTTCCAGATGCTTCCTTGTGGAAAAGCACAGGCGGCGCATGGAGCGAAGCAGGACGCACCCGCTGGCGCGGCGCGGATGACGATCCCGATCCGTTCGTCGCCACATGGCGGTCGCTTGCGGTCGCCGACTGGCTCTCACGCGACCCGGAACTTCGCGGCATTTGGGGCGAAATCGTTCGCACTTATCCATTGATCGCCTCCCCCAGCGGCCAATGGACCGGAACGGAAGACGACTGGCTCGAACAAATCGGATGGCTCGGCGACCGGCCGCCGTTTGTCGTCGGACTGCGCCTTGTCGAGCCGTCCGAGGAAGGCGACGTATGGACGCTTGAAGCGGTGCTAATCGCCGTCGACGACAGCGTCATCGCACCCGCAAGCGACATTCCGCGCGCTTGGCGCCCATATGAATCATCGATCCAGCGCGCCATTCGCCGCATTTGCGCGATCGTGCCGTGGCTTGACGCCGGGGAGGGTCTGCGGACGGAACTGTCTAATGAAGAAGCGTGGCGCTTTTTGTCCGAAGACAGCTTAAAGCTGACGGAAGCGGGCGTGCGCCTGCTGCTTCCCGACTGGTGGCACGATATCCGCCAGGCGCAGCTGTCGATCAAAGCGAAACTGTCGCCTTCCGTCAACGCCGAATCACTGTTCGGCCTTGAGCGGCTCGCTGATTTCGATTGGCGCGTCGCGACCAACGGGATTGAGCTGACAGAAGAGGAGTTTGCCGCTTTGGCGGAACAAAAGCGGCGCCTCATCCGCCTGCGCGGCCAATGGCTCATTCTCGATCCCGCCCTTGTCCGCCGCGCACAGGCGCTCATGGAAAAGGCGAAAAAAGAAGGCGTGCCGATCCACGACATCGTGGCGCAAACGCTGCTTTCGGAAGCAGAGGAGCGCGAAGAGGCAGCGGACGAATCGATCCCGATCCACATTGACGTCCACGACCAATTCCGGGCGTTTATCCGCCAGCTCCAGCAGCTGGATGGATTGCCGAAAGCGAATGTGCCGCCGTCTTTTCACGGCACGCTCCGCCCGTATCAGCAGCGCGGCGTCGACTGGCTCGTCTTTTTGCGCCGATTCGGCTTTGGCGCCTGCTTGGCCGATGACATGGGGCTTGGCAAAACGGTGCAGCTGCTTGCTTATTTGGCGCACGTCAAAGAAATCGAACGCCCGGACACGCCGGCCTTGCTCATCTGCCCGACCAGCGTGATCGGCAACTGGCAAAAGGAATGCGCCCGCTTCACCCCAGACTTGCGCGTCTACGTGCACCATGGACCGAACCGGGCGAAACACGATGCGTTCGTGCAAACGGCAGGCGAGGCCGATCTCGTCATTACGTCTTACAACCTTGCTCATTTGGACCAAGACGATTTAAAACAGATTCATTGGCATGCGATTTGCCTTGATGAAGCGCAAAACATCAAAAATGCGCAAACAAAACAAGCGCGCGCCATCCGCCGCTTGAGCGGAAAACATAAAATTGCCTTATCCGGCACGCCGGTTGAAAACCGTCTCGGCGAACTTTGGAGCATCTTCCACTTCCTCAACCCCGGCTATCTCGGCAGCCGTGCGGAGTTTGAGCGGCGCTTTGCCGGGCCGATTGAAAAAGAAGGAGATGCCCATAAAAAAGCGGCGCTGCAGACGCTCATCCGCCCATTTCTCTTGCGGCGGACGAAAACGGATGAAGCGGTTGCGCTCAACTTGCCGGATAAGCTTGAACAAAAAGAATATTGCCCGCTCACGGCCGAACAGGCTGCCTTGTACGAGCAGCTCGTCAACGACACACTCGAACGGGCAAAGGAAGCCAGTCCGTTTGCGCGGCGCGGCTTGATTTTGCAAATGCTAAACGGTGTGAAGCAAATTTGCGACCATCCGGCGCTGTATTTGAAAGAACGCCGACCCCGCCAGCTCGTCGAACGGTCGCACAAACTCGAAAAGCTCATCGAACTGATCGAGCAAATTCGCGCCAACGACGAATCGTGCCTCATCTTCACGCAATATGTGCGAATGGGCGAGATGATCCAAGAACTGCTTTCCGACTTGTTTGATGAGCGGGTGTTGTTTTTGCACGGAGGCGTCCCAAAACAAACGCGCGACCGGATGGTGGATGAGTTCCAAGCGAAAAAAGCGCCGATTTTCCTTTTGTCGCTCAAAGCAGGCGGCACCGGGCTCAACTTAACAGCGGCCAACCACGTCATCCATTTCGACCGTTGGTGGAACCCGGCGGTGGAAAACCAGGCGACCGACCGCGCCTACCGCATCGGACAGACGAAATTCGTCCACGTCCATAAATTGATCACCGTCGGGACAATCGAAGAAAAAATCGACGAGATGCTCGAACAAAAACAAGCGCTCGCCGACATCATCACCGAAGGCGAGGCATGGATCACCGAACTGTCCGATGACGAACTGCGCGACTTGCTCGCCTTATCGGCCGCCGCGAAAGGAGGCGCTTGA
- a CDS encoding SWIM zinc finger family protein, with amino-acid sequence MLQTTVSKPLLKQAAGELLKELPFPIFHNLIQKGRDLSRNGLVYNVMVINSHEVEGVVSDITPHDVMLDLANITRRHRCPCGTDGLCPHILALFFYVYGNVFDSGELFRLWKKGQIEALWKETTAPHEREPLAQKRVGKPTALSITQNETVEDWRDQFEKQYQDFFSRHQNGQNWPYRLAVQLLPKLGKNERKQAGARPLRELHAALFLLEKLRQYGEAQGWNDVVFASYGQFSWQQDVNYVADRAFDALEKLSTQSLPRSLNALIEQTIPYVRDVLFLDGGLSSFGYDFYTTAWELLFTKPAWRQEERMELLRLANEYGKSRAAMAAAHLSFLLGEDDEAMALYRAFPHQAGLFLIEWIGRFITNGLVKRFESVWEKAKDDWPLYLSHMSDLARGSFLDEAVHLFKMYARQRNRPDAWEDFLQRSLPYSVNYYTNFLYRQGRYREVVDLFLWANITADELHPQLLKTLQARNPELVMPLYHRAVMRRLEEKNRASYQRAVRHLKTLRTHYRSMKRLDQWEAYLEQLLAKTARMRAFHEELKKGKLLS; translated from the coding sequence ATGTTGCAAACAACCGTTTCCAAGCCGCTTTTGAAGCAGGCGGCTGGGGAATTGCTGAAAGAATTGCCGTTTCCTATTTTCCACAATCTCATTCAAAAAGGGCGCGACTTGTCAAGAAACGGGTTGGTCTATAACGTCATGGTGATCAACAGCCACGAAGTGGAAGGGGTCGTTTCCGACATCACCCCCCATGATGTCATGCTTGATTTGGCCAACATCACCCGCCGCCATCGCTGCCCATGCGGGACGGACGGGCTATGTCCGCATATTTTGGCGCTGTTTTTTTACGTATACGGCAATGTGTTCGACAGCGGTGAGCTGTTTCGCCTTTGGAAAAAAGGGCAAATCGAAGCGTTGTGGAAAGAGACAACCGCTCCCCATGAACGGGAGCCGCTCGCTCAAAAAAGGGTGGGGAAACCGACCGCCCTTTCCATCACTCAAAATGAAACCGTCGAAGATTGGCGGGACCAATTTGAGAAACAGTATCAAGACTTTTTCTCCCGCCATCAAAACGGCCAAAACTGGCCGTACCGTTTAGCCGTCCAGCTGCTCCCGAAACTTGGCAAAAACGAAAGGAAGCAAGCTGGCGCCCGTCCGTTGCGGGAGCTTCATGCCGCCCTCTTTTTGTTGGAAAAGCTTCGGCAGTACGGGGAGGCGCAAGGGTGGAACGACGTCGTATTCGCCTCTTACGGACAGTTTTCCTGGCAGCAGGACGTCAACTATGTCGCCGACCGTGCCTTTGACGCCTTGGAAAAATTGTCTACTCAATCGCTGCCGCGGTCGCTCAACGCGTTGATTGAACAGACGATTCCGTATGTTCGTGATGTACTGTTTTTGGACGGAGGGCTGTCATCATTCGGCTATGACTTTTACACAACCGCGTGGGAGTTGTTGTTCACCAAGCCAGCATGGCGGCAGGAAGAACGAATGGAATTGCTTCGGCTCGCCAATGAATACGGCAAGTCCCGCGCCGCCATGGCGGCGGCCCATCTTTCCTTTTTGCTTGGCGAAGATGACGAAGCCATGGCTCTGTACCGCGCGTTTCCCCATCAGGCAGGCTTGTTTTTGATTGAATGGATCGGGCGATTCATCACCAACGGCCTCGTCAAGCGGTTTGAATCCGTTTGGGAAAAAGCCAAGGACGATTGGCCGCTTTATCTTTCCCACATGTCCGACCTCGCCCGGGGAAGTTTTTTGGACGAAGCGGTTCATTTGTTTAAAATGTATGCCCGCCAACGAAACCGACCGGATGCATGGGAAGATTTTTTGCAGCGCAGTCTTCCATACAGCGTCAACTATTATACCAACTTTTTGTATCGGCAAGGGCGATACCGAGAAGTCGTTGACCTGTTTTTATGGGCGAACATCACCGCCGATGAATTGCATCCACAGCTGCTTAAAACATTGCAAGCGCGCAATCCAGAACTCGTGATGCCGTTATATCATCGGGCCGTGATGAGGCGGCTGGAAGAAAAAAACCGGGCGAGCTACCAAAGGGCGGTCCGCCATTTGAAAACGCTGCGGACCCACTACCGTTCGATGAAGCGGCTCGACCAATGGGAAGCCTATCTCGAGCAACTGCTCGCCAAAACGGCGCGCATGCGCGCGTTTCATGAAGAATTGAAGAAAGGAAAATTGCTCTCATGA